Proteins from one Pontibacter korlensis genomic window:
- a CDS encoding LamG-like jellyroll fold domain-containing protein — MEHKFYSFSTCRAALRILALLLACCFTYQLQAQQLAFPTAEGFGRFATGGRGGEVYHVTNLNDSGPGSFRDAVSKPNRTVVFDVGGVIRISSRIIVSPNITIAGQTAPGDGITVYGNGLSYSEANNTITRHIRFRMGKVGDSGKDAIAIASGHDMIFDHVSITWGRDGTFDINGDVRNVTLQNSIVGQGLQTHSTGGLVQSTGGVSILRCLYIDNHTRNPKVKGMNQFVNNVVYDWAVAGYILGDSQGRSEANVQNNYFIDGPETGDTPPFNRANENFHLFAENNWHDANENGVLDGSVVPAEVYGPVTWMAEPFDFPQVTMHSPQQAYEWVVANVGASLHRDEVDAFLIDELTSLGTKGQTISDEMSLPTAGPGKVRGGAAAPDTDQDGIPDYWEVQHNLDPNNAEDGKVIGSSGYSNLELYLEDLIVNGPGEFMPSPFSLRIAGVSPTTVELVWEVEEGSTAQTVLERSENGGAYTVVATLPASTLAFTDTNLKPETEYTYRLQSLSGSEASGYTSPVLVSTPPIPTAPAAPAGAAPADAALYNGMDHLMLRWTGSESTDSYHVYFGTDATKLAHQADGTENSFHITELKSNTTYFWRVDASNEIGRTEGQVWTFTTGELVRSGKVGDWKMDEGSGIFVTDYSQFANSGELRNSEAHAWVAGMEKNALDLNTSTTTTHVHVPHQEQLYFDENSFAVSFWMKTSMQSGHAYLFHKGTFSRSAFEGATGQWFGLELKDRLLRFAVDDDRKKSEVGITITELLNDEWVHVVTVRDAENKKIRIYLNGMLAKEANDNTSRGIGQTEPLIIGNSRDFNVAFKGALDEFKVYNYALSPQEIALLYQNSPLISQATSPTPADLATAVEPDMVELGWQGDAPAYNLYLGTAADALELKAAGLTQSAYVLENLSHGTGYFWRVDAVDGGDVVEGDVWRFTTAATSDLEEQTKEGMFYAYPNPFSDQLHVELQLKKRDQVSIAIYDQVNGQRLHTLVSGTLEAGLHRLQWNATDARFASLKPGVYFCVLQTSTYKMVRRIVKQ, encoded by the coding sequence ATGGAACATAAGTTTTACTCTTTCAGCACTTGCCGTGCTGCCTTGCGCATCTTGGCGCTTCTGCTTGCCTGTTGCTTTACCTACCAGCTGCAGGCACAACAACTGGCTTTTCCCACCGCCGAAGGCTTTGGGCGCTTTGCCACCGGCGGGCGAGGCGGCGAGGTATACCACGTCACCAACCTGAACGACAGCGGCCCCGGCTCCTTCCGCGATGCAGTGAGCAAGCCCAACCGAACGGTGGTGTTTGATGTAGGAGGCGTTATCCGTATCAGCTCCCGGATTATTGTTTCCCCGAACATCACCATCGCCGGGCAAACGGCCCCCGGAGACGGCATCACTGTTTACGGCAATGGCCTTTCTTATTCCGAGGCAAACAACACCATTACCCGCCATATCCGCTTCCGCATGGGCAAGGTGGGCGACAGCGGGAAGGATGCCATTGCCATTGCCTCCGGCCACGACATGATCTTCGACCACGTCTCCATCACCTGGGGGCGCGACGGGACCTTCGACATCAACGGGGATGTGCGTAATGTGACCCTCCAGAACTCCATTGTGGGGCAGGGGCTGCAAACGCACTCCACCGGAGGGCTGGTGCAGTCTACTGGTGGTGTGTCTATTTTAAGGTGCCTTTACATTGATAACCATACCCGTAACCCCAAGGTGAAGGGCATGAACCAGTTTGTCAACAATGTGGTCTACGACTGGGCGGTGGCCGGTTATATCTTGGGTGATTCGCAGGGTCGGTCGGAGGCCAACGTGCAGAACAATTACTTTATCGACGGCCCCGAAACCGGCGATACGCCTCCTTTCAACAGGGCAAACGAGAACTTTCACTTGTTTGCCGAAAACAACTGGCACGATGCGAACGAAAATGGCGTGCTGGACGGATCGGTGGTGCCGGCAGAAGTATATGGCCCTGTGACCTGGATGGCAGAACCCTTCGATTTTCCCCAGGTGACGATGCACTCGCCGCAGCAGGCCTACGAGTGGGTGGTGGCGAACGTCGGCGCCTCGCTGCACCGCGATGAGGTCGACGCTTTTCTCATCGACGAGCTGACCTCCCTGGGCACCAAAGGGCAAACCATCAGCGACGAGATGAGCCTGCCCACAGCCGGTCCGGGCAAGGTGAGAGGTGGAGCCGCTGCCCCAGACACCGACCAGGACGGTATCCCGGACTATTGGGAGGTGCAGCACAATCTGGATCCAAATAATGCCGAGGACGGCAAGGTGATTGGCTCAAGCGGCTACTCTAACCTGGAGCTATACCTGGAGGACCTGATTGTGAACGGTCCGGGTGAGTTTATGCCTTCGCCTTTCAGCCTAAGGATTGCGGGTGTGTCACCCACCACCGTTGAGCTGGTGTGGGAAGTGGAAGAAGGCAGCACGGCGCAAACGGTGCTAGAGCGCTCAGAAAACGGAGGAGCTTATACTGTTGTCGCCACCTTGCCAGCCAGCACCCTGGCTTTTACCGATACCAACCTGAAGCCGGAAACAGAGTATACCTATCGCCTGCAGTCGCTGAGCGGGTCTGAGGCCTCTGGCTATACTTCGCCAGTCCTGGTTAGCACGCCTCCTATCCCTACCGCTCCCGCTGCGCCAGCCGGCGCCGCTCCTGCCGATGCCGCCCTCTATAACGGCATGGACCACCTGATGCTGCGGTGGACCGGCAGCGAGAGTACCGATTCGTATCATGTGTACTTCGGCACCGATGCTACCAAGCTGGCACATCAGGCAGATGGGACGGAAAACTCCTTTCACATCACCGAACTCAAAAGCAACACCACCTATTTCTGGCGGGTAGATGCCTCGAACGAGATCGGGAGAACAGAAGGGCAAGTATGGACGTTTACGACAGGCGAGCTCGTTCGCTCGGGCAAGGTGGGGGACTGGAAAATGGATGAGGGGAGTGGTATTTTTGTGACAGATTACAGCCAGTTTGCAAATAGCGGAGAGTTGCGCAACAGTGAAGCACACGCCTGGGTAGCCGGGATGGAAAAGAATGCCCTCGACCTGAATACCTCTACCACGACCACCCACGTCCATGTGCCGCACCAGGAGCAGCTATACTTCGACGAGAACTCGTTTGCCGTGTCGTTCTGGATGAAGACCTCCATGCAAAGCGGGCACGCCTACCTGTTTCACAAAGGCACCTTTTCCAGGAGCGCCTTTGAAGGGGCCACCGGGCAATGGTTCGGGCTGGAGCTAAAGGATAGGTTGCTGCGCTTTGCCGTGGACGACGACAGGAAAAAGAGCGAGGTGGGCATCACCATCACCGAGCTGTTGAATGACGAGTGGGTGCACGTGGTGACTGTGCGGGACGCAGAAAATAAAAAGATCCGCATTTACCTGAACGGGATGCTGGCAAAAGAGGCAAACGATAACACCAGCAGAGGCATCGGGCAGACAGAGCCGCTTATCATTGGCAACTCCCGGGATTTTAATGTTGCCTTCAAAGGCGCGCTGGATGAGTTCAAGGTATACAACTATGCTTTGTCGCCTCAGGAGATCGCCTTGCTGTACCAGAACAGCCCGCTCATCAGCCAGGCCACAAGCCCGACGCCGGCCGACCTGGCCACAGCTGTTGAGCCAGACATGGTGGAGCTGGGCTGGCAGGGCGATGCCCCGGCCTATAACCTCTACCTGGGCACTGCTGCCGATGCGCTGGAGCTCAAGGCGGCGGGACTGACCCAGAGTGCTTACGTCCTGGAGAACCTCTCGCACGGGACAGGCTACTTCTGGCGGGTGGACGCCGTGGACGGCGGCGACGTGGTAGAAGGTGACGTGTGGCGTTTCACGACCGCTGCGACTTCTGATTTGGAGGAGCAGACGAAAGAGGGCATGTTCTACGCTTACCCCAACCCCTTCTCTGATCAGCTCCACGTGGAGCTGCAGCTCAAAAAACGTGACCAGGTGAGCATCGCCATCTACGACCAGGTGAACGGACAACGGCTGCACACGCTGGTAAGCGGGACGCTGGAGGCGGGGCTGCACCGCCTGCAGTGGAACGCCACCGACGCCCGCTTCGCCTCCCTGAAGCCGGGGGTGTACTTCTGCGTGCTGCAGACCTCCACCTATAAAATGGTCAGGCGCATTGTGAAGCAGTAA